A part of Arachis hypogaea cultivar Tifrunner chromosome 12, arahy.Tifrunner.gnm2.J5K5, whole genome shotgun sequence genomic DNA contains:
- the LOC112728395 gene encoding organic cation/carnitine transporter 3-like, whose translation MVGSTPFLLSYSSSSLSFIQLQDDEDDEQITSINSVVEECIGELNWTQLFQVVLVSFAWFFDGQQTFITIFTDAQPSWHCTTNQDGCESSTTKSATMCNLPNDTWSWDEPIKTSIISEWDLECVGSFITGLPASMFFVGSLIGGLVLATLADSWLGRKKMLFFSCLLMSLSSFLASFSANIWIYSILKFLCGFGRVNIGTAAIVLASELVSRKWRGQVGIFGFFLFSLGFLTLPAMAYMNRGFSWRNLYLFTSIPAIIYSILIRPLVCESPRWLIVRGKKEEAIDALKSITSLSNVSYFDEAISAIMPQKEENFNNFGLYSSLKILLQKKWSSRRLVVIIAMGLGIGLVYFGMPLGLELLSFNIYLSVTFNALSEIPSAFLAFMLIDKFNRRSVILILTTLSGISSVVSTIEVVGVQIVFELVSFICACTAYDVLVIYGTELFPTCVRNSALSLVRQAGVLGGTLCPMLVAIGRGNKFLCYGVFGLAIGCSGLFSVCLPETKGKAFCDTIHEEESKQEVVESFIK comes from the coding sequence ATGGTTGGTTCAACTCCTTTTCTTCTCTCTTACTCATCAAGTTCACTCTCATTCATCCAACTTCAAGATGATGAAGACGATGAACAAATCACCTCAATCAACTCAGTAGTTGAAGAATGCATCGGAGAACTCAATTGGACGCAACTCTTCCAAGTTGTTTTAGTCTCATTTGCTTGGTTCTTCGACGGCCAACAAACTTTCATCACCATCTTCACCGATGCGCAACCGTCTTGGCATTGCACCACCAACCAAGACGGCTGCGAATCGAGTACTACCAAAAGCGCCACCATGTGCAACCTCCCCAACGACACATGGTCTTGGGACGAACCAATTAAGACTTCCATAATCTCCGAATGGGACTTGGAATGCGTCGGATCATTCATTACCGGCCTTCCGGCATCCATGTTCTTCGTCGGAAGCTTAATCGGCGGCCTTGTTTTGGCCACTCTCGCCGACTCCTGGCTCGGCCGCAAGAAGATGCTCTTCTTCTCTTGTCTCTTGATGTCTCTTTCCTCCTTTCTCGCTTCCTTCTCCGCCAATATTTGGATTTATTCCATCCTCAAATTCCTCTGCGGATTCGGCCGCGTCAACATCGGAACCGCCGCAATCGTGCTCGCTTCCGAGCTCGTTTCAAGAAAATGGCGCGGCCAAGTCGGTATCTTCGGCTTCTTCTTGTTCAGTCTCGGATTCTTAACTCTACCAGCAATGGCTTACATGAACAGAGGATTTTCATGGCGGAATCTGTATCTGTTCACTTCCATTCCAGCCATCATATACTCCATACTGATCCGTCCGCTCGTTTGCGAATCACCGAGGTGGCTTATTGTTagagggaagaaagaagaagccATTGATGCGTTGAAAAGCATCACATCGTTGAGTAATGTTAGTTACTTCGACGAAGCTATCTCAGCAATCATGCCTCAAAAGGAAGAAAATTTCAACAATTTTGGTTTGTATTCTTCACTCAAGATCTTGTTGCAAAAGAAATGGTCATCAAGAAGACTAGTGGTGATTATTGCAATGGGTTTAGGGATTGGGTTGGTGTACTTTGGCATGCCATTAGGTCTTGAATTATTGTCATTCAACATTTATTTAAGTGTCACGTTTAATGCATTGTCTGAAATTCCATCTGCTTTTCTAGCATTCATGCTAATTGACAAGTTCAACAGGAGAAGTGTGATACTAATTCTCACAACACTTAGTGGGATCTCAAGTGTTGTATCAACAATTGAAGTTGTGGGGGTTCAAATTGTGTTTGAGTTGGTGTCATTCATTTGTGCTTGCACTGCTTATGATGTGTTAGTGATTTATGGGACAGAGTTGTTCCCAACTTGTGTGAGGAACTCAGCATTGTCATTGGTGAGACAAGCTGGTGTGTTGGGTGGAACACTGTGTCCAATGTTGGTGGCAATTGGTAGAGGGAACAAGTTTCTATGTTATGGTGTTTTTGGTTTGGCAATTGGGTGTAGTGGCTTGTTTTCAGTGTGTTTGCCAGAGACAAAGGGCAAAGCATTTTGTGACActattcatgaagaagaaagcAAACAAGAAGTAGTTGAATCCTTCATCAAATGA
- the LOC112728396 gene encoding organic cation/carnitine transporter 3: MVDSSTQLLSQPNSSNSFAQQPHQDDEQISTISSIVEECIGELNWTQLLQVFLVSFAWFFDGQQTFITIFTDAQPSWHCANQTGSRFASNNSCESTTMSTKRASICELSKDLWAWDESKQVSIISEWSLECVNTIITGLPASMFFTGCLIGGIVLATLADASLGRKNMIFYSCLLMSFSSFLASFSTNIWIYSALKFVCGFGRSTLGTTTLVLASELVSKRWRGQVGVFGFLVCTLGFLTLPPIAYLNKGSSWRNLYIVTSLPGILYCILVYLFLHESPRWLLIRGRKEEAIKVLKSITSLSLTTQSDYLDLAISNIMPLKEETMKVDLYSTFKILMQNRWSSRRIMVIIAMGLGIGLVYYGMPLGVGMLSFNLYLSVTFNALLEIPSTILTFIFIHKFNRKSMLLFLTTLSGISSVLASIEVTNFTISLQLVFELVSFFCAYTAYNVLIIFGSELFPTCVRNCALSLLRQAVALGGTISPMLVGAGREHNNKFLCYGILGLAIGFLGLFGLCLPETKDKAFCDTMDEEEESK; encoded by the coding sequence ATGGTTGATTCATCAACCCAACTTCTTTCCCAGCCtaattcatctaactcatttgcacaacaacctcatcaagatgatGAACAAATCTCTACAATTAGCTCCATAGTTGAAGAGTGCATTGGAGAACTCAATTGGACTCAACTCCTTCAAGTCTTTCTAGTCTCCTTTGCTTGGTTCTTTGATGGCCAACAAACATTCATCACCATCTTCACCGATGCACAACCGTCTTGGCATTGCGCCAACCAGACTGGTAGTCGATTCGCAAGTAACAACTCTTGCGAATCGACTACCATGTCTACCAAGAGAGCTAGCATTTGCGAGCTCTCAAAGGATTTATGGGCATGGGACGAATCTAAACAAGTCTCTATAATATCAGAATGGAGTCTAGAATGTGTAAATACGATCATTACAGGACTTCCGGCTTCCATGTTTTTCACCGGTTGCTTAATTGGAGGCATTGTTTTGGCCACTCTAGCCGACGCCTCGCTCGGTCGCAAGAACATGATATTCTACTCATGTCTTCTAATGTCCTTctcttccttccttgcttccttctcTACAAATATTTGGATCTATTCCGCACTCAAATTCGTATGCGGATTTGGCCGTTCCACCCTTGGAACCACCACACTTGTTCTTGCCTCCGAATTAGTCTCCAAAAGATGGCGCGGTCAGGTAGGTGTCTTTGGTTTTCTAGTGTGTACTTTAGGGTTCTTAACCTTGCCACCAATAGCTTACTTAAATAAaggttcttcatggagaaatttaTATATAGTTACTTCTCTTCCGGGCATTTTATATTGCATATTAGTCtatttatttcttcatgagtctCCAAGATGGCTTCTCATTAGAGGAAGGAAAGAAGAAGCTATTAAAGTATTGAAAAGTATCACATCATTATCACTCACTACTCAAAGTGATTACTTGGATTTGGCTATCTCCAACATCATGCCCCTTAAGGAAGAAACTATGAAAGTTGATCTATACTCAACTTTCAAGATCTTAATGCAAAATAGATGGTCTTCTAGAAGGATAATGGTGATTATAGCCATGGGTTTAGGAATTGGATTAGTCTATTATGGTATGCCACTAGGAGTTGGAATGTTATCATTCAATCTTTATTTAAGTGTCACATTTAATGCATTGTTAGAGATACCATCTACAATCCTCACTTTCATATTCATACACAAGTTCAATAGGAAAAGCATGCTACTATTTCTCACTACACTAAGTGGGATTTCAAGTGTTTTGGCTAGCATTGAAGTGACGAATTTTACAATTTCGTTGCAACTTGTGTTTGAATTGGTGTCTTTCTTTTGTGCTTACACTGCTTATAATGTTCTTATAATATTTGGGAGTGAGTTGTTCCCAACTTGTGTGAGAAATTGTGCATTATCTTTGTTGAGACAAGCTGTGGCATTGGGTGGTACAATTAGTCCAATGTTAGTAGGAGCTGGTAGAGAGCATAATAATAAGTTTCTATGTTATGGGATTTTAGGGTTGGCAATAGGGTTTCTTGGCTTGTTTGGTTTGTGTTTGCCAGAGACAAAGGACAAAGCATTTTGTGATACcatggatgaagaagaagaaagcaaatAG